Proteins from a single region of Primulina tabacum isolate GXHZ01 chromosome 5, ASM2559414v2, whole genome shotgun sequence:
- the LOC142547651 gene encoding sm-like protein LSM5 yields MSSNNPSQLLPSELIDRCIGSKIWVIMKGDKELVGTLRGFDVYVNMVLEDVTEYEITAEGRRITKLDQILLNGNNIAILVPGGSPDPE; encoded by the exons ATGTCGTCAAACAATCCATCGCAGCTTCTTCCATCTG AGCTGATTGACCGTTGCATTGGGTCGAAAATCTGGGTTATAATGAAGGGAGACAAAGAGTTGGTGGGTACTCTCCGAGGTTTTGATGTCTATGTTAATATGGTGTTGGAAGATGTAACTGAGTA TGAGATAACTGCTGAAGGACGTAGAATCACAAAACTTGATCAAATCTTGCTAAATGGAAACAACATTGCCATA CTGGTTCCTGGTGGCTCCCCGGACCCAGAATGA